The region AGATGGAGTTATGAATGTAAAAAATGTCGTTCTCGTATGACTTTAAAAAGTGGTACAATTATGGAGCATTCAAAACTATCTTTTTTGATATGGTATAAGACAATGTTCTTAATGACAGCGACTAAAAAAGGCTTTTCAACTTTAGAAATTCAAAAGCAATTAGGACTAAAAAGATATGAGCCAGTATGGGCAATGGTACATAAGCTTCGCAAGGCAATGGGTAATAGAGATAGCAAGTATACTTTAGAGGGAATGTTAGAGATGGATGAGGGATATTTTAAAGTAGAAACATCTGAAATAGAGAAATCTAAAACTAAAAGTGGTCGAGGATCTACAGGTGTTCAAAATGTTGCTATTATGGCTGAAAGTACAGTTTTAGAGAACATAGAAACAGGTGAAAAACAAAATCATGTACGCTTTTTTAAAGCTGTTGTTTTAGAAGATCATAAAGCTGAAAGTGTTAATGAAATGATCAGGAAAAATATTGAAGAAAGTAGCATTGTCTTAACTGATAAGAGTACTTCTTATGTAGATATTTCAGATTTTGTTCAGATACATATTACTGAAAAATCATCAGAACAAACAACAAAAGAGACTCTAAAATGGGTACATATAGCTATCAGTAATGCTAAAAGAAATCTACTGGGAAATTACCATAAAATTAAACGAAAATACCTTCAAGCTTACTTAGATGAATTCGTTTATAAACTTAATAGAAGATACTTTGGTGAAAAGCTCTTTGATAGGCTTATTATTGCCAATATTACAGCTTATGACAAATAACGGACATACATAAATATATTTGTGAAGCCTAATAAAGAGGCTTTTTTATGTCGTGAATTTCACGGCTTCTAATCATACCATTGAGGAATTGAAAGTGTTTTTTAATGGGTAAAAAAGCTATAACAGCAAAACTTCTAATCATACCATTGAGGAATTGAAAGTACAGATAGATTTCTTTGCACTGGTGAGCACGATAGCTTCTAATCATACCATTGAGGAATTGAAAGAAGTATTAAAGGCAAAGAAAACGTTCAGATAGTAAACTTCTAATCATACCATTGAGGAATTGAAAGTAAAGAGCGTTACGAACAGTTACTACTTGACCACAGCTTCTAATCATACCATTGAGGAATTGAAAGGGTAAATACAACATAGTAAAGCCACTCCATTGGGTTCTTCTAATCATACCATTGAGGAATTGAAAGAACAATCCTTTATCAATCAATTGAGATGTCAACATCCTTCTAATCATACCATTGAGGAATTGAAAGTATTTTTATAGTGAAGGTAGAGCCATAAGACACCAGCTTCTAATCATACCATTGAGGAATTGAAAGACTAGACACAACAACCGCGTAAAGTTGCAAAACTTGCTTCTAATCATACCATTGAGGAATTGAAAGTTAGATCTCTTTGATAAAGATATTC is a window of Myroides oncorhynchi DNA encoding:
- a CDS encoding IS1595 family transposase; this translates as MLNLFTFSAEFTSEEACRLHFKEQRDKLGVTCQRCGHDAHYWIQSRWSYECKKCRSRMTLKSGTIMEHSKLSFLIWYKTMFLMTATKKGFSTLEIQKQLGLKRYEPVWAMVHKLRKAMGNRDSKYTLEGMLEMDEGYFKVETSEIEKSKTKSGRGSTGVQNVAIMAESTVLENIETGEKQNHVRFFKAVVLEDHKAESVNEMIRKNIEESSIVLTDKSTSYVDISDFVQIHITEKSSEQTTKETLKWVHIAISNAKRNLLGNYHKIKRKYLQAYLDEFVYKLNRRYFGEKLFDRLIIANITAYDK